The region CAAAGATGGTCTCGCGGTTGGTCTCGTTGGCGTAGGTGAAGTAGTTCGGCAAATCAGCCGTTGGCAGCAAGGTATAGCGACCGGAGTTAATCACCAGGTCGGCGTACTCAATGGCCTTCTCGTTGTTCTCCATGTATAAGTATACCCTGGATAAAAGAGCCTGGGCCACCTCTTTGGAGGCAAAGCTGCTGTTCTTCGTGCTGCCCATCAGGCTCGCCGCCTTCTCCAGGTCCTGTATCACAAACTCGTACACTTCCTTCACGGAGCTGCGCGGCGGCAGGTCGTTAATGTCGGTGTTGTTGCGGATCATCACCCCCGGCGAGGCTCCCCCATCCTGCGCGTAAGGCCGCCCAAAGATGTTCACCAGATCAAAGTGCACCATGGCGCGCAAAAAGTAGTTCTCGCCCAGCACCTGGTCCAGCTCCGCCGACTGCCCCTCCTGCAGCTTCTCGATCACCACGTTGGTGCCGTAGATCGCCTGGTAAGCCTTCCGGAAGAAGTTACCCGTGATGCTCATGGACGTGAGGTGCTGGTAGTTGTAGGCGTAGAACAGCGGGTCGGTAGTGGTGCCGCTCAGGGCCACGTTGTCGCTGGGGTACTCGGCCAGCATGTGGAAATTACGGGTGTAATAACTGTCTTTGATGTAGTTATAGTTGCCGATGGTGGCCGCCTTCAACCCCTCGGGCGTGCCGGTGGTCTGATCAATGGTGAGGCCGTCGTATGGCTGTACTTCCAGGTCATCTGTACAACCCGAAAGCACTACTGCACTAAGTATGGCAGGGTATATATACTTTCTGAATTTAAATTTCATGGCTCAGTAGTTTTAGAATTAAAAGTCGAGGTTAACGCCGAACATAAGTTTCTTGCTGCCCGGGTAGCGGGTGGTGGAGTAACCGGAAGTCAGGTCCACCTCCGGGTCCATACCAGAGAAGTCGGTCAGCGTCCACAGGTTGTCGCCGCTCACAAAGACGCGGATGTTCTCTGCTTTTATTCGGTTGGTAACAGCCTCCGGCAGGTTGTAAGACAGCGTGACGTTGCGCAGGCGCAGGTAGCTGCCATCCTCCAGGTAGCGTGAGGAGACTTTGTTAGAGGCTTTGTTGCCGTTTAGCACCGCCTTCGGATGCGTGGCCACATCGCCTTCTTTCTCCCAGCGGCTCCATCCATCCTGCAGCACCATGCTGTTGTAAGTAGGATAAGCCCCATCAGCATCGAAAAGCTCGCGGTTGTAGTTGTACACTTTGTTGCCATACACAAAATTCACAAAGGCAGATAAGGTGAAGTTCTTGTAAGCAAAGGTATTACGCATACCGCCCGCAAACTTAGGCGTTGTAGTGCCGGTGTATACTCTGGTGGCGCTGTTGTAGGAGTTGGTTACCGTGTCCTGCACAAAGTTGCCGTTGGCATCATACTTCTTCAGGAGCCAAAGTGGGTCGCCGGTGGCTGGGTCCACTCCCTTCCACTCGCGCATAAACCAGGATCCGATAGCCCTGCCTTCCTCAATACGCTGGCTGCCCTGGTCGATCGGCTGCCCGTCGTAGAGTTCCAGCACTTTGTTGCGGTTGAAGGAGATATTAAAGTCTGTTTCCCAGGCAAAGGCCCCCTGGAGGTTCTCAGTGCTCAACTCAATATCCAAGCCGCGGTTTCTAACCGAGCCGATGTTCTGGGTCTGCCAGTAAAAGCCGGTGGCCGAGGAAAGCGGCACCTGCTGCAGGATGCCCTTGTTGGTTCTGTTGTAGAAATCCAGCGATAGGTCAACTCTATTGAACAGGCCGATTTCCAGTCCCACATCAAAGGTATGGGCTTTCTCCCAGGTCAGGTTCGGGTTCACGAGGCGGCGCGGGAAGCCCCCCGGCAGGTCAGCATACTGCACGTTAAACTGGTACAGGTCTACCGCCTCGAAATCACCGATGTTGGCGTTGCCGGTGGTACCGTAGCTGCTTCTGAGCTTGAGCAGGCTTATGGTAGAGGTCAAGCCCTGGAAGAAGTCTTCGCTGGAGATAGCCCAGGCAGCGCCCACGGAGTAGAAGTCGCCGAAGCGCTTGTCGCGGCCGAAGCGGGAAGAGCCGTCGCGCCGGTAAGAAACGGTGGCAAAATAGCGGCTGTCAAAGTCGTAGTCCACATTCAAAAAGCCCGACATAAACTTACTCTCGGTCTTATACCCGCCAATGTTCACCGGCGTCGCCACGGCATCGAGCACCTCCAGGCCCGGAAAAATGCCCTGCCCCGAAGCGTTCATGCCATCGGTGTAATTCTTCTGGTATTCAGCGCCCAGAATACCGCGCACACTATGCGAGCCAAACTGCCTGTCGGCGGTCAGCAGGTTAGAGGTCAGGAAGCTGTTGCTATAGCCATAAGAGTTGCTCAAAGAGCCATTGTTTGCCTTGCCGCCGGGCGTGCGCGAGTCGTTGTTCGACTCATAGCGCGAGTTACCAGTGGAGTAGCGGTTGGTGGTAGCGAAAGCCAGCCAGTCAGTAATTCTATACTCCAGTTTCAGGTCCCCATCCAACGACTGGCCCCGGCTGCGGTTGTAGTTATACTGGCTGGTGTACAGAAAATTGCTCTTGTCGCGGCCGTACCACCCTACGGTGTTGGCGTCCACATACCGGATCGTGCCGTCCTCATTGTAAGGGTTATCCCAGGGCATGTTGATGAAAGACTGGTAGATGGCGCCCGAAGGATCGTTGTCGCGGTTGGAGAACTGCGTATTCACCCGGGCCGTGATCGTGAAGTGGTCGTTGATGTCGTGGTCGATGTTAGCCCGGAAGTTAGTTTGCTCATAGTTGGTGTTTACCACCGTGCCTTCCTCCTGAAAGTAATTGCCGCTGATGTAGAACCTGGTTTTCTCCGATCCGCCGGATACGGAAAGCTGGTGGTTGTTGGTGATACCTGTGCGGAAGGCCTCGTCCAGCCAGTTGGTGTTTTCGGGCTGCGTGGGCAGCACACCGCTCGCAAAATCCCCATAGGTCAACGGAAAGTTCTTGGAAGTCAGATAGGCGTTGATATCGGCTTCTGACGGGTTAGGCGTTGTTTTGCTTAACGTAGCGATATGGTTGTTGCGCTTGCCGGTGTAATCGTTCTGGTACATCCGGTTGGTATAATCGAAAAGCTGCTGGCCGTCCATTACCTCAAAGTTTCCGGTAGTGCGTTGGCTCACGCCGGTGGTGCCATTGTAAGATACCCGGGTTTTGCCGGCCTTGCCCCGTTTGGTGGTGATCACAATCACGCCGTTGGCCGCTCTTGAACCGTATAAGCCTGTCGCAGCGGCGTCTTTGAGCACGGTTATACTTTCAATGTCTGTCGGGTTGGCCGTGCCGCCAATCACACCATCCACTACATACAAAGGATCAGCACTGGCTGAAATAGATCCCGTACCCCGAATACGCACTTTGGGTGCCTCCCCCGGCTGTCCGCTGGCACTGGACACCGTTACCCCGGAGGCCTTGCCCTGCAGCATGGTAGCTGTGTTGTTGGTGGTCACGTCGCGCAGTTCCTGGCCACTCACCACAGAGACAGAACTCACCAGTTCGGACTGGGACTTACTGGAGTAGCCTACTACCACTACCTCTTCCAGGCTTTTGGCATCGGTCTTCATGGTCAAGTTGACGCTGGTCTGATTGCCTACCGGTACCTCCTGCGTCAAATAGCCGATATAAGAGAAGACGAGAATATCTGTGGGGGCGGCGGTGATGCTAAAACCACCATCTGCTCCGGTAGCCGTTCCCGTGGGGCTATTCTTCACCACCACCGTTACCCCGACCAGCGGCTGGCTTTTCTCATCTACTACCCTGCCACTCACCTGTCGTTGCCCCTGGGCATTAGCTATGTCAGGCACACTAAAAATACAAAACAAACATAGCAGCACCGGCAGCACTGGCATGGTCTTTAGGTCCTTTATCTTTTCCAGATAGGGTATCCGAAAAAGAAGCGCCCTACCTCCTTGGTAAATCTTGCTCATACTTCTCATAAAGGTTAGTGGTTTAGGATTTGACTTAGAAAATAATTTAATGTGCACGTAAACACCAGGGTTAACTTATCATAATACCACGGTAATCACAAATCTTTTATAGATTAAAATATGTGCAAACGTTTGTTAAAGCCTCACTTATAGCTTCCCGTAAAGTCTCTAACCCCTTCTGGTTCTGATATAACAGATAGCTCTCCGGCAGAAAAACCTATTCTGAAGGCAACTCAAAATAATACAAGTTTAAACAACAGTCTTCGATATGCTGCCTCCCCAGTGATCAACTAAAGTATGGCTGCATAAAAAAAGCGGATGGGAACCGTTTCCGGCTCCCATCCGCTGAACTACTTCAATTTTAAGCTAAAACTCTTTTCAGGGAGGATTAGTAACCAGGGTTTTGTGTCAGAATCTGGTCGCTCAGGTCAATCTGCGATTGCGGCACCGGCATCAGGTACAGCTTATCATACCAGGTTCTGGTTTGCACCAGTTTGTTCCGGATGTCGTAAATAGTCCCCATCACCTCCGGAGCAATTTCCCAGCGACGGATATCCATGTAGCGCTGCCCCTCCAGGGCCAGCTCGATGCGGCGCTCGTTGCGAATCAGTTCGCGCAGACTCTCTTTGCTGTTGTATACGGCCTCATCCACAGGCGGCATGCCAGCTCTTTGGCGCACCTCATTCAGCGCGGCGTACACGGTCGCATCCGGGCCGCTGTACTCGTTCATGGCCTCGGCATAGCTTAGCAGCACCTCCGCGTAGCGCAGCAGGATGATGTTGGCGTGATTGGCGATGTTCTCCCGATGCGCCTGCGGGTCTACCAGCTTGCGGAAGTTATAGCCTGTCTGGGAGTTGTTGCTTCCGCCGATCTGCCAGGTAAACGTATAATCGTCTTCCAGGGCATTCCAGGGGTTTCCGTTGAACATGATGGAGGCATAGAAGCGCGGGTCGCGGTTCTTGTACTCATTGGCAAAGGCAGGATCCTCACTCAGGTATAAATCTGCCCGAACCTGCGGGTCGAGTATATTGGCTGGGCCGCCGGTCTTAAAGTTGCTATAGGCGTTCACCAGGTCCTGTGTGGGGGTAACGGAGCTCCAGCCATTCAGCACGCTTGGCGGCAGGTAAGTGTTGTTCCACTGCGGATCCACCTGCATGATAAACTGGTGGTCCAGGATCACCTCACTGTTGCCCTCATACTGCTGCTGGAAAAGCTTTTCGTAGCTGCGCAGGCCCAGACGGAATCTTTTTTCGTCTTCTTCACCGGCAAAATCAACCCATGTGGCATAATTGTCTTCCAGGTCCTTGTCGGTTTCCTCGTTTACCTTAAACAACGTATAACCCAGTCCCATAACCTCCTGGGCAGCATCAGCGGCAGCTTTCCATTTGCTGGCGTCACCTGCGTTAAAGCGGGGGCTGGCCTCGTTGAGCAGAATACGGGCTTTCAGCGCAAGCGCGGCGCCTTTGGTAACCCTGCCCTTCTCGCTTGAGTCCCCTCCCCCATAAACGACAGGGAGCGTTTCGGCAATCTCAGACAGTTCGGCGAGCAGGAAGTTTACCACATCCGTACGAGGAGTGCGCGGCACATCCTCTTCGCCGGCACCCAGCGTACTGGTAACCAGCGGCACATCGCCAAACCGCACCACCATATCCCAGTAGAACCATGCGCGCAGGAAGCGGGCCTCCGCCTTAAAGCGCTCCCGCAGGTCAGCATCCATCTCAATTTTATCGGCGTTCTCCAGCAGCTGGTTGGCACGGCGGATGCCGGTATAGCCCCAGCCGGCGTTGGAGTTGGTGTTGATGGTACCGGCCGACACTACCGTGGCTGTGCTTTCCCAAGGGTACTGCGCATAGGCGTTATCCGTGCTGCCGTCGTCATAAATAATGTCTTCTCTTGTCAGCTGGCTGTACACCGCGTTCAATGCCTTGGACAGGTCATCCTTCGTTTTCCAGAATGTCGCGTCGGAGATCTGGTTCTGCGGCGGCCGCTCCAGAAAATCGTCGTTGCAGGCAGTAGTAAGCAGGAGCCCGGCAAGCGCTCCGGTATAGGTGAGATATTTTATACTTCTTTTCATGATATCTTGTGTTGGTAATGATGAAGCCATCAATGTTAGAATT is a window of Pontibacter kalidii DNA encoding:
- a CDS encoding RagB/SusD family nutrient uptake outer membrane protein, whose product is MKFKFRKYIYPAILSAVVLSGCTDDLEVQPYDGLTIDQTTGTPEGLKAATIGNYNYIKDSYYTRNFHMLAEYPSDNVALSGTTTDPLFYAYNYQHLTSMSITGNFFRKAYQAIYGTNVVIEKLQEGQSAELDQVLGENYFLRAMVHFDLVNIFGRPYAQDGGASPGVMIRNNTDINDLPPRSSVKEVYEFVIQDLEKAASLMGSTKNSSFASKEVAQALLSRVYLYMENNEKAIEYADLVINSGRYTLLPTADLPNYFTYANETNRETIFAIKHTLQDDQTWGSLGSMYLNDGMGYGEMYASESYRNLIDKFEGDKRREFIVPVYEKNADGSVKKGADGNPVLASRNGYQKYYITKYSYQEGVVTLSSPVYLRLAEMYLNRAEANAKLGNNEAALEDVNLIRRRAGLSGEALFSASNMMGYTSVLDVVLDERRLELAWEAQRKYDVFRNKRTMVRNYPGTHLPSGSNTQEIPYTHPRVVYYIPEQEIILNPKLEQNP
- a CDS encoding SusC/RagA family TonB-linked outer membrane protein, coding for MPDIANAQGQRQVSGRVVDEKSQPLVGVTVVVKNSPTGTATGADGGFSITAAPTDILVFSYIGYLTQEVPVGNQTSVNLTMKTDAKSLEEVVVVGYSSKSQSELVSSVSVVSGQELRDVTTNNTATMLQGKASGVTVSSASGQPGEAPKVRIRGTGSISASADPLYVVDGVIGGTANPTDIESITVLKDAAATGLYGSRAANGVIVITTKRGKAGKTRVSYNGTTGVSQRTTGNFEVMDGQQLFDYTNRMYQNDYTGKRNNHIATLSKTTPNPSEADINAYLTSKNFPLTYGDFASGVLPTQPENTNWLDEAFRTGITNNHQLSVSGGSEKTRFYISGNYFQEEGTVVNTNYEQTNFRANIDHDINDHFTITARVNTQFSNRDNDPSGAIYQSFINMPWDNPYNEDGTIRYVDANTVGWYGRDKSNFLYTSQYNYNRSRGQSLDGDLKLEYRITDWLAFATTNRYSTGNSRYESNNDSRTPGGKANNGSLSNSYGYSNSFLTSNLLTADRQFGSHSVRGILGAEYQKNYTDGMNASGQGIFPGLEVLDAVATPVNIGGYKTESKFMSGFLNVDYDFDSRYFATVSYRRDGSSRFGRDKRFGDFYSVGAAWAISSEDFFQGLTSTISLLKLRSSYGTTGNANIGDFEAVDLYQFNVQYADLPGGFPRRLVNPNLTWEKAHTFDVGLEIGLFNRVDLSLDFYNRTNKGILQQVPLSSATGFYWQTQNIGSVRNRGLDIELSTENLQGAFAWETDFNISFNRNKVLELYDGQPIDQGSQRIEEGRAIGSWFMREWKGVDPATGDPLWLLKKYDANGNFVQDTVTNSYNSATRVYTGTTTPKFAGGMRNTFAYKNFTLSAFVNFVYGNKVYNYNRELFDADGAYPTYNSMVLQDGWSRWEKEGDVATHPKAVLNGNKASNKVSSRYLEDGSYLRLRNVTLSYNLPEAVTNRIKAENIRVFVSGDNLWTLTDFSGMDPEVDLTSGYSTTRYPGSKKLMFGVNLDF
- a CDS encoding RagB/SusD family nutrient uptake outer membrane protein, producing the protein MKRSIKYLTYTGALAGLLLTTACNDDFLERPPQNQISDATFWKTKDDLSKALNAVYSQLTREDIIYDDGSTDNAYAQYPWESTATVVSAGTINTNSNAGWGYTGIRRANQLLENADKIEMDADLRERFKAEARFLRAWFYWDMVVRFGDVPLVTSTLGAGEEDVPRTPRTDVVNFLLAELSEIAETLPVVYGGGDSSEKGRVTKGAALALKARILLNEASPRFNAGDASKWKAAADAAQEVMGLGYTLFKVNEETDKDLEDNYATWVDFAGEEDEKRFRLGLRSYEKLFQQQYEGNSEVILDHQFIMQVDPQWNNTYLPPSVLNGWSSVTPTQDLVNAYSNFKTGGPANILDPQVRADLYLSEDPAFANEYKNRDPRFYASIMFNGNPWNALEDDYTFTWQIGGSNNSQTGYNFRKLVDPQAHRENIANHANIILLRYAEVLLSYAEAMNEYSGPDATVYAALNEVRQRAGMPPVDEAVYNSKESLRELIRNERRIELALEGQRYMDIRRWEIAPEVMGTIYDIRNKLVQTRTWYDKLYLMPVPQSQIDLSDQILTQNPGY